A single genomic interval of Polaribacter vadi harbors:
- a CDS encoding phosphoribosylglycinamide formyltransferase, whose amino-acid sequence MKRIVIFASGSGTNAENIIKFFNHTKTAKVTQVLCNNEHAKVFDRCKNLNVNCLHFNKEAFFTSDKILKLLKEQADFIILAGFLWKIPQKIVDAFPNNIINIHPALLPKYGGKGMYGMNVHKAVKENKEAETGITIHYVNANYDEGAVIFQAKTPLNDTDTPETIAQKIHILEQQYFPRIIESTILEINE is encoded by the coding sequence ATGAAGCGTATTGTTATTTTTGCTTCTGGTTCTGGAACGAACGCAGAAAACATTATTAAATTTTTTAATCATACTAAAACTGCTAAAGTTACTCAAGTGCTTTGTAACAATGAACATGCCAAAGTTTTTGATCGATGTAAAAACTTGAATGTAAATTGTTTACACTTTAACAAAGAAGCTTTTTTTACTTCGGATAAAATACTAAAGCTCTTAAAAGAGCAAGCAGATTTTATTATTTTAGCTGGTTTTTTATGGAAAATTCCACAGAAAATTGTGGATGCCTTTCCTAATAACATCATTAATATTCATCCTGCATTATTACCAAAATATGGTGGAAAAGGAATGTATGGAATGAATGTACATAAAGCTGTAAAAGAAAATAAAGAAGCAGAAACTGGCATCACAATTCATTATGTAAATGCTAATTATGATGAAGGAGCTGTCATTTTTCAGGCAAAAACACCTTTAAATGATACAGATACTCCTGAAACTATTGCTCAAAAGATTCATATTTTAGAGCAACAATACTTTCCTAGAATTATAGAAAGCACAATTTTAGAAATTAATGAGTAA